The segment CGCGCACATAGCCGGATACCCGCTCGATTTGGTCCGAATATACAAGTATTCGGATACCCGCTGTGGATACCCGGACATGCGGATACTAAGAGCTCTAACAAGCATATTAATTTTCTACTTCTTTTCAATTGCTAGATATACCTGTGTAATCGGATATCCGATTAATAAGAGGTCGAGTCAAAagcaacggagatattttaagttttacTTTGcgatgactcaccctgtatattgtttATAAAAGTAAAATATCTATGGGAGAGAAATGAATGTATGTGTCGACTTTGTTCGTACGCAATTTTAAGCTAAATTTTTAGAATCTATATTTGCTACTTTTTGTTCGTCTGTCTCTAAGTTGCATGATTTTGTTAAACGTAAGATTTCAATGTACACTCTTTGTATCGCCGCTACTAAAATGAATTGCATAATTATTTGGTTCGACTCTTATAATGAAACTTGTCAGAtggtaattattaaaaggctaACGCAGGAGAAAGCATTGACGTGCATCTATgtgcatttaaattttaaaggatAAGTACACAACAAGAGAGAAGAAATTCTGCGACATATACAGGTCCGATGCAACTGAATTAACAAGTAGTAAATTGGTATGGTATATATTAATAACTGGAACTGAACGTCTAATGAGTGAATGTCAACTAATTTTCGCAATGCTATGATCGATGAACATCATTACATTATCATACTTACAAATACACCCACTACAATATCATCTATTTCCTTATataacattatcattatcaATATACGTGGCCAATAAGAACAGATTTGTACTTGCATTGAAATTGTTAAGTCAACTCCAATCACTTCGCACAGCCCAGTATAGCGTgtatgttttcatattttttgttttcgttttgtttaaaaatacaatttctcGTTGGATGGCAGCATTCTTATCAAAAAGTTGGCTTGGAGAATGTTGTAATGACATTTAGGAAGAGATTAGGGCTTCTCTAGTAGACactaatttgttaataaatatgtGAAGTTGTTCCAATTGTTAATGTCAATATCACAGAGGCTTGATcggaatatcttttttttttgtaggaaaatagGTATCTACATATTACGATGGTAATAGAGGTTTACAATACTCTTAATATGGGAAAGTTAAGTCTTAAAAATGCAATACACTATACATGGGCTAAACGCATTACAACACGACTCCCTTCACCTGGTCATTAGAATTATTGATCAATATCTGATAACTTGTTGAATGTGCGGTAATATGGAGTATTTGTAACATTCGCTATTGGAGTAGTCGTCAACTGCGAGTGATATTGCTAGAGCCAGAAGTAAGAGAAAGTGTGATGgagattttctttttattatcgtTTATTATTCCCTTATTGTTATTTGGGCCTAGATCGCAGCGGCTGCTACCTGCGTGAGATCAATCCATTGCTTGTTCCTACTGTTGGTGTCATTTCAAGCTCCACTAACAGAGGGAAATGATCTGAAATCATACATTTATTTATGCTTACAAATAAGACCGTTCACTTTTAAAATGGGCCTCATTCGTAAAACGAGCTTTGAACCAATGTCGCATAACTTCTCCTTTGATTACCCCGTGAATATTAACTTACCAGATGGAACATGAGGATGAGGACAACCAACCACTTTATGTTCTTTAAACCAATCTGCACTTAAAGGACCCAATAGTCCTAATGGTACCATACTTTGTTTCGAGTAGAAAATGTAATCTATTATGCCTTTAAAATCGAATCTGGAAGATAGAACGTGCAAGTGAACGCAGGAAGGTAGTTTAATGCCTTGTTTTCGTTATTGCAGATAATCATGAAACACTCCTAagcagtggcggactggccCAGGGTGTCGGCTTGCCTGGCGGCAAGTAAACCTCAGACAATATGTTAAAAACGTTAATGACCCAATTAGTCTGGGCTAATGACTGGGTGTGCGACTACAATTtacgatttaattaattaactttTACACTAAAATTTATAGTTGTGGGTGGGCCCCTACTATCTCCTGGCGACCATTATTCTTAGACCCAATCCGCCACTGCTGGGAAGTAAGACTTACGTGTAATTAGTGTAGGGCATGATATCTTCACTATAGGCGGATGCGAGTTTAAAAGAGTGGGTAAATTCATTAGGTTTATCGCATCCGGAGATCTTTTGCAAGCATGATTTGTAAGCTAAATCCTTAAAGTCACGATGGTCAGCCGCAACACGTCCCGATGTAAGGAATTCGATTACACCTacattgaaaatttcatcaatatcTGCTCTCGTTTCATAACagtcattaataaatattatttttttaatctaattaggAATAAGGATACTTCAGAGCTAGTATTATTCAAAACGTAAATATCTATAATTGAAGAGCCCtcaaatcaaattctatactgtagtattattagtatttatcGGCATTCACTGTGTTtgttacaaggactcttcaattatcaatcatataaaaaatatatgatgCTGTTTATACTTCGTTAAGGTACTACGTATGCATTTAACactttaccattttcgtatatggtaaattatttatgaatatttaatacatcattattaatataaaaattattatctgtACATGCAAGATTTATTACAGTATCCTCAAGTGTGATTATCGGCACCCGCATGCCTTTGGACTGTTAAAGTTAAAAGTATACAAACTGCCTTAAAGTTTAAGGTATCGCGCGCGAAGAAATAATGAATAATAGATCCTTTACCAGAATCTGGTAAGGAATTGAAGTCACCACAAAGTAAAAGTTGAACGTTGGAAGAGTCGGGCTTGTGGCCAAGTCTAAAAGACTGGCCAGCTTGGTCCAAAATGGAACGTAATTCATTGCTGAGCATCATTGTTTGTATCAATTTAACATCGCAAAACTCTGGATCCCAGTGGATGTGTGCTGTACAAACTAAAATTGGTTGTTGAACCTGTGCTGGGTCAGATGGAAGGCCTGAAAAAATTCGAacgatattttacaaaaaaagaaAGCCATGCATTCTTTCGCTATATGTAAATAGAATGCTCGATAATaatcaaatattcaaaaaatatgCATCAGATATTAATCGACATTCAATGTGTAAtttacaaacagtttttttaacGAGGTGACACATTTACATACGAAGTGTTATACTAAAAAATTTGGGCTAATGAAAAAAATCGATAGGGAACATATTAAGTGGCattaattaaattgaaatatGGCTGACACATTTCCATGTTATTTGTAGTCGTATTTATTTCGTAGACGCAATCAAGCATCAGTGAAATGCATTTTCTCTTCGTAAAAAtcgtaaaattgttttttaataagtCCCTCGTCCCTCTGTGTACAAAAGTTTCAAGGGagggaaattgatttttttcaaatcctACGCGAGATAGCTCCCGTTATGAGGAAGGATAAAAGTAATAATCGGATATACACCAACGCACGAAAATTTTTATGATACAGTTTATTTACAATGCACAAGAGAATCGAACAGATTAACTCTTTGACTATCCTGCTTTCGCGCCGAAACGATTCCATCTGTCGCTCAGCaccggcgtgttttcacgccgaggcgaTGTCTCGAGGgctgtgaaaaatataacaTTGATTGTTTCTTTTGCAGCCTGAAACTCTTGGTTCAGTAAACTAGGACTTTAGGACCATTAAATGCTACGTcattcagtggcggattcagaggggggcGCGCGCCTCTCCCCCAAGGGaaaacaacttattttaatttgcaaaatatttattttaacttagcaatatgagagaaaatatgataaattgataccaaaaaaaaactttcatttagcaggaaaatattatcgggaacttggtttatttctcagacctacgccccccctccctcctcaagaaaattttggatCCCTCCCCCGAAAACCCTAAATTCGCCCTTGACGTCAATTGCACCCGCGGAAATAAACTTGACGGTTCTTTATCTGCAGGCAAGTAAACGCAAGCCTGCCAGACACAAAGTAATATTTCAATCGTCTCGCTgccagttaaaaaattaacgtagtataatttaaaacagtacTGCCGAATATGAACTTTGGAATGAGCATCAttctgtttttcttattatgATACATGGACATTatcattttctttaatttcatcaGCATTTGCACACTCCAAACGTAATATGTAGCATAAACAGGAAGAGGGGTCCTACTTGTGGTTAAAACTATTCAAACGGTTGATatacatataattataaattatattattaatagacATTCTTACATAAATATAGTTATACAAAGTTGTAGCATCCTTCAAGTCGTTCCAAGGTCCCTAAAATAATTATTGTCTACAAACCATTTAATGTTTATAAACCTTTTATTGataatgtaattataaaaatacgaAACTAGACGAACACTATTCCTTCTATTAAATAACTTCTTTCAATAGCACTAATATTAAATCTTTTATAACCTAAAAACTTTCTTGCAGATAAACGTTTTGTATAGGTAGTAAATATCGAATGAAAATCATGATCTTCATATCAGAAATTCACTAAATGCTGTTAAAAGACTATTATCAATGTGAAAACGCCATAAAGTAGCATACAGGGGTAAGCAATGAGAAGGCGTTGGTTCTCTTCTCCAGACATATTACAAAGAAACCTAGATGCAGAAAGTGTTGCCCAAGCGACAGCCAGACAGGCAAGAATTAATCCAACCGGGTTTCGTAAAGTGGTGAAAATACTAAAGCCGGCGAGTAACACTACAGGTAATAAACAATATCCTAGAACAGATGCTACGGACGACAGTGTGATATTGCCGGAGCTGCTCATTAACGACAGAAGGATATACATCAGCAAACACGACGTGACGGCTAAGCCATAGATATAACCAAAGTGTGCTTTCGATCCGGCTAATAAAAGAAATGCGGCAAGTATCAAGCAGAATGCTACTGGGCCCGCTAAATCAGAATCTTGGAGCAAATAGTTTGCATCGTCGATTCGCCCCTGTCTATGAAACGGGTTCAACACGGCCAATGTTTTCTGTAGTATTCGATCAGGATCTATGCCTAGCTCTTCCAAAAGCGGTggttcctcctcttcgtctACGAATCCAGGCGAACCTGCAATTGCATATTCAAAATAACAAGGTCATTCCACATGTTTATATAAAACACTCGTTCCAGTAGACTCGTAGTGATTACCTACCTTTGGCGAAATCATCCTGAATAAACATGTCATCGGTTTGGGCTtgatagagataatttttctgTGCATATGGGGGATAATTCTCAGGTTGTTCGTCATTG is part of the Andrena cerasifolii isolate SP2316 chromosome 1, iyAndCera1_principal, whole genome shotgun sequence genome and harbors:
- the Yip1d1 gene encoding yip1 domain-containing 1, translated to MSGYTGRDNYWERPPQGQYNFEPSGFGQPNQQFEFQTYNDEQPENYPPYAQKNYLYQAQTDDMFIQDDFAKGSPGFVDEEEEPPLLEELGIDPDRILQKTLAVLNPFHRQGRIDDANYLLQDSDLAGPVAFCLILAAFLLLAGSKAHFGYIYGLAVTSCLLMYILLSLMSSSGNITLSSVASVLGYCLLPVVLLAGFSIFTTLRNPVGLILACLAVAWATLSASRFLCNMSGEENQRLLIAYPCMLLYGVFTLIIVF
- the Twin gene encoding CCR4-NOT transcription complex subunit 6-like twin isoform X2, with translation MCYNVLCDKYATRQMYGYCPSWALDWEYRKKGILDEIRHYAADIISLQEVETDQFYNFFLPELKQDGYDGIFSPKSRAKTMAENDRKYVDGCAIFYRTAKFTLIKEHLVEFNQLAMANAEGSDNMLNRVMPKDNIGLAALLRTKEAAWDNGLPSDPAQVQQPILVCTAHIHWDPEFCDVKLIQTMMLSNELRSILDQAGQSFRLGHKPDSSNVQLLLCGDFNSLPDSGVIEFLTSGRVAADHRDFKDLAYKSCLQKISGCDKPNEFTHSFKLASAYSEDIMPYTNYTFDFKGIIDYIFYSKQSMVPLGLLGPLSADWFKEHKVVGCPHPHVPSDHFPLLVELEMTPTVGTSNGLISRR
- the Twin gene encoding CCR4-NOT transcription complex subunit 6-like twin isoform X1, translating into MAGEQPTIAATYGIKRVTANHPPQRPWIPLTRPNRTRPTCIFTVMCYNVLCDKYATRQMYGYCPSWALDWEYRKKGILDEIRHYAADIISLQEVETDQFYNFFLPELKQDGYDGIFSPKSRAKTMAENDRKYVDGCAIFYRTAKFTLIKEHLVEFNQLAMANAEGSDNMLNRVMPKDNIGLAALLRTKEAAWDNGLPSDPAQVQQPILVCTAHIHWDPEFCDVKLIQTMMLSNELRSILDQAGQSFRLGHKPDSSNVQLLLCGDFNSLPDSGVIEFLTSGRVAADHRDFKDLAYKSCLQKISGCDKPNEFTHSFKLASAYSEDIMPYTNYTFDFKGIIDYIFYSKQSMVPLGLLGPLSADWFKEHKVVGCPHPHVPSDHFPLLVELEMTPTVGTSNGLISRR